The following proteins are encoded in a genomic region of Hemibagrus wyckioides isolate EC202008001 linkage group LG29, SWU_Hwy_1.0, whole genome shotgun sequence:
- the LOC131349117 gene encoding putative C-type lectin domain family 20 member A, with amino-acid sequence MGNRVFQLLSLTEVFLLVLSVPYKYTLVRQGKNWNDARTYCQANYIDLAIAGDTKDIVKLQNEAQKQQFTSSAWIGYYNDVNSWRWSLGNQSLGDMTDWCASEPTYKVEDCAALHSQCWFDISCSATLAAVCFDAKNTGSSRYIVISTTMTFNDAQSYCRQHYTDLTNVTTVEENTIIKGKVTGSSWIGLFRDIWMWVDKSNFSAFGWLRGSPWDVGRNDNCGTIVNGLVDAALCSDILPFYCLREFTKKQIIRIKIRSNQDVNDPAVKAAILQKIKQKLEEHGISNNSTIKWREQPDGMVF; translated from the exons ATGGGGAATCGCGTGTTTCAGCTTCTGTCTCTCACAG AAGTCTTCCTTCTCGTCTTGTCTGTGCCTTATAAATACACCCTAGTCCGTCAGGGGAAAAATTGGAATGATGCTCGGACTTACTGCCAAGCCAATTACATTGACCTGGCTATTGCTGGAGACACTAAAGACATTGTCAAGCTTCAAAATGAGGCACAGAAGCAACAATTCACTTCCAGTGCTTGGATTGGCTATTACAATGATGTTAATAGCTGGCGCTGGTCCCTGGGAAACCAGTCACTTGGAGACATGACAGATTGGTGTGCCAGTGAGCCTACCTATAAAGTGGAAGATTGTGCTGCTCTGCATTCTCAGTGTTGGTTTGATATTTCATGTTCAGCAACACTTGCCGCTGTGTGCTTTGATG CCAAGAACACTGGGTCTAGCAGATACATTGTTATTTCTACTACTATGACATTTAATGATGCTCAGAGTTACTGCAGACAACATTACACAGACCTGACCAATGTTACAACGGTAGAGGAAAATACAATTATAAAAGGAAAAGTTACTGGAAGTTCTTGGATTGGTCTGTTCAGAGACATCTGGATGTGGGTAGACAAGAGTAACTTCTCTGCCTTTGGTTGGTTGAGAGGATCACCGTGGGATGTTGGGCGAAATGATAATTGTGGTACTATTGTTAATGGCCTTGTTGATGCTGCACTATGCTCTGATATACTGCCTTTCTACTGCCTCCGAG aatttacaaaaaaacaaatcataagAATAAAGATTAGATCAAATCAGGATGTGAACGATCCTGCAGTGAAGGCAGCAATCTTACAGAAG atcaAGCAAAAACTGGAGGAACATGGGATATCAAATAACTCCACAATAAAATGGAGAGAGCAACCAGATGGCATGGTGTTTTAA